In Microvenator marinus, one genomic interval encodes:
- a CDS encoding amidase, with protein MDNHVMPLASEFRESGISELSAVEQARRIRDGEITSLELVEYYLARIERHDGRLNAMIHMQADAARKDAEKADRERKKGKLRGVFHGVPTAVKDHHMVRFSKTTLGSKSFEWLWSPVDDIMVKSLREAGFIILGKTTMSELGLMPMAESLDGSATRNPWDTERTSGGSSAGAGAAVAAGLLPIAPGSDGAGSVRIPASLNGLFGLKPTRGLVKDAAQGVDPFGMTTVGPIARSLQDLAQLLDVLAGSDGAYSRRARMEIPKLRIGMILETPSSEADPRVVALVRKAAAELEEAGHHVEIRPTPQATLEEFTPVYQKLVSRIPLARAAKLEPTVKWFVESGRKIKMNEAFRRFRGLEAVGRSAMLGLDVVITPTIGVIAPKVGEYTNSNPKTHFEGAATLGLFTAIANVTGQPGLTVPYGSVDGLPVGVQLLARPGDDALLLALAATLSASNS; from the coding sequence ATGGATAATCATGTGATGCCACTGGCGAGCGAGTTTCGAGAGTCGGGCATAAGCGAGCTCTCGGCTGTGGAGCAGGCGCGCCGGATTCGAGACGGTGAGATCACCTCGCTAGAGCTCGTCGAGTACTACCTCGCCAGGATCGAGCGGCACGACGGCCGCTTGAACGCGATGATTCATATGCAGGCTGACGCGGCGCGCAAAGACGCTGAGAAGGCGGATCGCGAGCGAAAGAAGGGTAAGCTACGCGGCGTGTTTCATGGCGTGCCCACAGCGGTCAAAGACCATCATATGGTGCGATTTTCAAAGACGACCCTCGGCTCGAAGTCTTTCGAATGGCTCTGGAGCCCGGTGGACGACATCATGGTCAAGAGCTTGCGAGAAGCGGGCTTCATTATCCTTGGAAAGACTACGATGTCTGAGCTCGGCCTAATGCCGATGGCCGAGTCTCTGGACGGTAGTGCCACCAGAAATCCTTGGGATACCGAACGAACTTCAGGTGGTTCAAGCGCGGGTGCTGGCGCGGCCGTGGCGGCGGGGCTTTTACCCATAGCGCCGGGTAGTGATGGTGCGGGATCCGTGAGAATTCCAGCGTCGCTCAACGGTTTGTTTGGGCTTAAGCCTACGCGCGGATTGGTCAAAGATGCGGCGCAAGGCGTAGATCCCTTTGGAATGACTACTGTGGGGCCCATAGCTCGAAGCCTTCAGGATTTGGCGCAGCTTCTGGACGTCTTGGCTGGATCGGACGGTGCCTATTCACGGCGCGCCAGAATGGAGATTCCAAAGCTCAGGATTGGAATGATCCTCGAGACGCCATCGTCAGAGGCGGATCCGAGGGTGGTCGCGTTGGTTCGCAAGGCCGCGGCTGAACTTGAAGAGGCCGGGCATCATGTGGAGATAAGGCCAACGCCGCAAGCGACCCTTGAGGAGTTCACCCCCGTCTACCAAAAGTTGGTTTCTCGGATTCCTTTGGCGCGTGCCGCCAAGCTTGAGCCGACTGTAAAGTGGTTTGTGGAGTCGGGCCGCAAGATCAAGATGAATGAGGCGTTCAGACGGTTTCGCGGTTTGGAAGCGGTGGGGAGATCCGCGATGCTCGGCTTGGACGTAGTGATCACACCGACCATCGGTGTGATTGCTCCAAAAGTCGGTGAGTATACAAATTCCAACCCCAAAACTCATTTTGAAGGCGCCGCCACATTGGGGCTCTTCACCGCCATTGCGAACGTGACCGGTCAACCCGGTCTCACGGTGCCTTATGGGAGTGTGGATGGCCTGCCAGTGGGTGTACAACTCCTGGCGAGGCCGGGAGATGACGCGCTTTTGTTGGCCCTGGCGGCTACGCTGAGCGCGTCAAACTCCTGA
- a CDS encoding macro domain-containing protein yields MTEQAPTHAFTITFGDISLLQLKDGAIVNPSNTGLILGSGVSELIARRAGPFFQQQLHTARTALPGNRLEPGHILVTDGGQLTCKHLLHVSLVGKKKVDRKLITNAVLNTYDQAESLDISEIAFPALGVGVAKFPLTDFIQIFWKITLEELPRSESLRHVVLCLYNETEFNAVKEYVEARLESVPPSIRLEVKAATSWIG; encoded by the coding sequence ATGACAGAGCAGGCACCAACGCATGCATTTACGATTACCTTTGGCGACATCTCGCTCCTTCAACTGAAGGACGGGGCCATCGTTAACCCTTCGAATACCGGGCTGATTCTTGGTAGCGGCGTCAGCGAGCTCATCGCTCGACGTGCCGGTCCTTTCTTCCAGCAGCAGCTTCACACGGCGCGCACAGCACTTCCAGGAAACCGTTTGGAGCCGGGCCATATCCTTGTGACCGACGGCGGCCAACTCACATGCAAGCACCTGCTTCATGTCTCGCTCGTCGGAAAGAAGAAGGTGGACCGCAAGCTCATCACCAACGCAGTGCTCAATACCTATGATCAGGCTGAGTCCTTGGACATCTCCGAGATCGCGTTCCCGGCACTCGGAGTGGGCGTAGCCAAATTCCCTCTCACTGATTTCATCCAAATCTTTTGGAAGATTACCCTCGAAGAGCTTCCACGCAGTGAGTCGCTCCGTCACGTGGTGCTCTGCCTCTACAACGAGACCGAGTTCAACGCCGTCAAAGAGTATGTGGAAGCACGGCTCGAGAGTGTGCCTCCGAGCATCCGACTTGAAGTCAAAGCCGCAACGTCCTGGATCGGCTAA
- a CDS encoding OAM dimerization domain-containing protein, translated as MSQVGRTSAVPPNLKAVRPYGDTLDDGEVQLSFTLPVPHGPEALEAARQVVRKMGLDDPRVYHSKDLGEGYSYFIVYGKFQGSVDFTEIKVAKVEAQRWSFKEINEFIEKSIGRKITILGACTGTDAHSVGIDAIMNMKGYNGDYGLERYPMINAYNLGMQVLNEDLIAHAVEKKADALLVSQVVTQKDVHIQNLSELVDMLEAEGIRERLIIVAGGPRISHELALELGFDAGFGPGTSAPDVASFVVQEMVKRGLA; from the coding sequence ATGAGTCAAGTTGGTCGAACATCGGCTGTACCCCCCAATTTGAAAGCAGTTCGCCCCTATGGCGACACCTTGGACGATGGCGAGGTTCAACTCTCGTTTACGCTTCCGGTGCCTCACGGGCCTGAAGCGCTCGAGGCTGCGCGGCAAGTTGTGCGGAAGATGGGGCTCGACGATCCGAGAGTCTATCACTCCAAGGATCTCGGCGAGGGCTACAGCTACTTCATCGTCTACGGCAAGTTTCAGGGCTCGGTCGACTTCACTGAGATCAAGGTGGCCAAGGTCGAAGCACAGCGTTGGAGCTTCAAAGAAATCAACGAGTTCATTGAAAAGTCTATTGGCCGAAAGATCACGATTCTCGGGGCGTGCACCGGGACCGACGCGCACTCTGTAGGCATTGACGCCATCATGAATATGAAGGGGTATAATGGCGACTATGGCCTAGAGCGCTACCCGATGATCAACGCATATAATCTGGGGATGCAGGTTCTTAACGAGGACCTTATTGCTCACGCGGTCGAGAAGAAGGCTGACGCACTTTTGGTCTCTCAAGTCGTGACCCAGAAGGACGTACATATTCAGAATCTCTCGGAACTGGTGGATATGTTGGAGGCCGAAGGAATACGCGAAAGACTGATTATTGTTGCGGGTGGGCCGCGAATCAGTCATGAGCTTGCGCTCGAGTTGGGATTTGACGCCGGTTTTGGGCCTGGCACCTCAGCCCCGGACGTGGCGAGTTTTGTAGTACAGGAAATGGTAAAGCGAGGATTGGCTTAA
- a CDS encoding CYTH domain-containing protein yields MKEIERKFLVDHNSDWRAEAVESKQISQGYIPTLPGATVRVRVKGEAGFLTIKGPTKGISRSEFEYSIPAEDAREMLETLCQGRAIHKIRHVIHHGGHEWTVDEFLGDHDGLLLAEIELGSEDEAFDLPKWATREVSHDSRYFNSNLIGAETPPTV; encoded by the coding sequence GTGAAAGAGATCGAACGAAAATTCCTCGTAGACCACAACTCGGATTGGCGCGCTGAAGCCGTCGAGAGCAAGCAGATTTCGCAGGGATATATACCCACGCTTCCAGGAGCGACCGTGCGCGTCAGGGTCAAAGGAGAAGCCGGATTTCTAACCATCAAAGGCCCCACCAAAGGCATCTCGCGCTCCGAGTTTGAGTACTCCATTCCAGCCGAGGATGCCCGAGAGATGCTCGAAACTCTCTGTCAGGGTCGGGCGATTCATAAAATCCGGCACGTCATTCACCACGGCGGGCACGAGTGGACCGTAGACGAATTCCTGGGCGACCACGACGGGCTCTTGTTGGCTGAGATCGAGCTGGGCTCAGAAGATGAGGCGTTTGACTTACCTAAATGGGCGACGCGTGAAGTTTCTCACGATTCCCGCTATTTTAATTCCAACCTTATCGGGGCCGAAACCCCACCCACGGTTTAG
- a CDS encoding thrombospondin type 3 repeat-containing protein, with protein MKTLFASKLLLVALLSVSCTDDVTLQDVGSCPANQAVNPVSGECEPQTNGPDGPQNNTPPAANWADSDGDGVIDRFDNCANVYNPNQEDADSDGVGDACDNCRFTANVDQADTDGNGIGDACQDEDFYDTDQDTDGDGRPDISDNCPNTPNANQADADRDGVGDACDNCPNDVNPNQADEDGNGVGDKCDPNYTGDICYSQTFRANVQTIEPSIYVMLDASGSMANQLDSTRPRPWPIDLAKTAIENVADNLGNSTRIGLGQFPFQTTTPATCTTRHWLDVESNTPTAIRNAVNSINALGDTPTGYALKQILVQGYLNDSNDPFDSRRPKAVILVTDGNPNVVCEGGGTPTNSFAIGQQEAVAAAEDLRQAGLPVYVVGFISGANPANLDAIAAAGGTDAPGPNRFYTANDPAQLQAAITSITQQSVSCTYQLDQVPPDMDQVFVKLNGNTISQSAADGFTFDRFARLINFHGSACQQIQQAPDPSQIEIIVDITCTQPDACVPQEESCDFQDNDCDGEIDEGCGGCRPEICDGIDNDCDDQIDEGCPGCQLLDQNCSTDADCCNGSCQAGVCVAECRPVEVACVDNFDCCTGVCSGTPSAPGICLAQ; from the coding sequence ATGAAAACTCTTTTTGCCTCGAAACTCCTTTTAGTAGCCTTGTTGAGCGTCTCATGTACGGACGACGTGACCCTTCAAGACGTTGGGAGTTGCCCTGCAAATCAAGCTGTGAACCCGGTTTCCGGCGAGTGTGAACCACAGACGAATGGTCCAGATGGGCCGCAGAACAACACGCCACCGGCTGCCAACTGGGCAGACTCCGATGGTGATGGCGTTATTGACCGCTTCGACAACTGCGCGAACGTCTACAACCCGAATCAAGAGGATGCGGATTCCGACGGCGTGGGTGATGCGTGTGATAACTGCCGATTTACGGCCAACGTTGACCAGGCTGATACGGACGGCAACGGTATTGGTGACGCATGTCAGGACGAGGACTTCTACGATACCGATCAAGACACTGATGGTGACGGGCGTCCAGATATCTCGGACAACTGCCCGAACACGCCCAACGCGAACCAGGCCGATGCAGACCGCGACGGTGTGGGTGACGCGTGTGATAACTGCCCGAACGATGTCAATCCGAACCAGGCAGACGAAGACGGCAATGGCGTCGGCGATAAATGCGACCCGAACTACACCGGCGATATTTGCTACTCACAGACTTTCCGGGCCAACGTCCAGACGATTGAGCCTTCGATTTACGTGATGCTCGATGCGTCGGGCTCCATGGCCAACCAACTCGATTCGACGCGTCCTCGCCCTTGGCCTATAGACCTTGCCAAAACCGCGATCGAAAACGTGGCGGATAACCTTGGAAACTCAACTCGTATTGGCCTTGGTCAGTTTCCATTCCAGACCACCACTCCCGCAACCTGCACCACTCGCCATTGGCTCGACGTCGAGTCGAACACGCCTACGGCGATTCGCAACGCGGTGAACTCGATCAACGCGCTGGGAGACACGCCCACCGGATACGCGCTCAAGCAAATCTTGGTTCAGGGCTATCTCAACGACTCAAACGACCCGTTCGATTCCAGGCGACCTAAGGCTGTGATTCTTGTGACCGACGGAAATCCGAACGTGGTTTGCGAAGGTGGTGGCACTCCAACAAACTCGTTTGCGATTGGTCAACAAGAGGCAGTGGCGGCAGCTGAAGACCTGCGCCAGGCCGGCCTTCCGGTGTACGTGGTGGGCTTCATCTCCGGTGCAAACCCAGCCAATTTGGACGCCATTGCAGCCGCAGGCGGTACCGATGCACCTGGTCCAAATAGGTTCTACACGGCAAACGACCCAGCCCAGCTCCAAGCTGCGATCACGAGCATCACCCAGCAGTCTGTTTCGTGCACCTACCAGCTCGACCAGGTTCCACCTGATATGGACCAGGTCTTCGTGAAGCTGAACGGCAACACGATTTCTCAGAGCGCGGCAGATGGCTTTACGTTTGACCGGTTTGCACGCCTCATCAACTTCCACGGTAGTGCTTGCCAGCAAATCCAGCAGGCACCAGACCCAAGCCAAATCGAGATCATCGTGGATATTACGTGTACTCAGCCTGACGCCTGCGTGCCTCAGGAAGAGAGCTGTGACTTCCAAGACAACGATTGTGATGGCGAAATCGATGAAGGCTGCGGTGGTTGCCGCCCAGAAATCTGCGACGGAATCGATAACGATTGCGATGACCAGATCGACGAAGGCTGCCCAGGTTGCCAACTCCTCGACCAAAACTGCTCCACGGACGCTGATTGCTGCAACGGCTCATGTCAGGCAGGAGTCTGCGTGGCAGAGTGCCGCCCAGTTGAGGTCGCCTGCGTAGACAACTTCGATTGCTGCACCGGCGTTTGCTCCGGCACGCCAAGTGCACCAGGAATCTGCCTCGCCCAGTAA
- a CDS encoding AlbA family DNA-binding domain-containing protein has protein sequence MDESTIDLLKRIRLGEDSSLELQDLRFRGDQVADPHRHSMADEFAAMANTGSGTFVLGVDDKLKTVVGIPLDKLDVVERSVVAAILILGMYFLQPRQPPPHAALRPIMAR, from the coding sequence ATGGATGAGTCAACAATCGATCTTCTGAAGAGAATTCGTTTAGGGGAAGACTCATCACTCGAACTCCAAGACCTGAGATTTCGAGGAGACCAGGTCGCGGATCCCCATCGCCACAGCATGGCAGACGAATTTGCGGCCATGGCCAACACCGGAAGTGGTACTTTCGTTCTTGGAGTCGACGACAAGCTCAAGACGGTAGTGGGCATTCCACTGGACAAGCTGGACGTTGTTGAACGATCGGTAGTGGCAGCGATCCTGATACTGGGGATGTATTTCCTCCAACCCCGCCAACCCCCTCCTCACGCCGCCCTCAGGCCTATCATGGCTCGATAA
- the mvk gene encoding mevalonate kinase: MMDTTRRLVGQGCGKLILFGEHAVVWGQPAIVAGLPRGATALVRMAEKASLSIVNGRTGAVHAEVEPKADGSPLEQAYQAMLDILELEGPIGVHVTIDVPIGAGLGSSAAMSVAAARALTQFVGKPMATTEVEAIVARTESIFHGNPSGIDQAAALGGGIFQYTRGTPASIEALWVEPVSVVVTETGPAPSTASLVEGVGRFHDAHPKIASRIDELVGEVVADARTALAKGDWGTVGELMNVNHGLLVSMGVSTPGLDRACHIARAAGALGAKLTGAGGGGCMFALAPESPDEVVRALQEAGFDAFEITIP; encoded by the coding sequence ATGATGGACACCACGCGGCGGCTTGTTGGACAAGGCTGTGGCAAGCTCATCCTCTTCGGAGAGCATGCCGTGGTTTGGGGTCAACCTGCGATAGTGGCGGGTCTTCCGCGTGGCGCGACCGCTTTGGTGCGCATGGCCGAAAAGGCGAGTCTCTCGATCGTCAATGGGCGGACCGGCGCGGTTCACGCTGAGGTCGAACCTAAAGCTGATGGATCACCTCTAGAGCAGGCTTATCAAGCCATGCTGGATATTCTGGAGTTGGAAGGTCCAATCGGCGTGCACGTCACGATAGACGTGCCGATCGGTGCAGGTCTTGGAAGCAGTGCCGCCATGTCTGTGGCTGCAGCACGAGCCCTCACTCAGTTTGTCGGAAAACCCATGGCCACCACGGAAGTGGAGGCCATCGTGGCACGAACCGAGTCGATTTTTCATGGAAATCCATCGGGCATTGACCAGGCTGCGGCACTCGGTGGCGGCATCTTTCAGTACACACGCGGAACTCCAGCCTCAATTGAGGCTCTCTGGGTTGAGCCCGTGTCCGTGGTCGTGACTGAGACAGGGCCTGCGCCATCCACGGCTTCACTGGTTGAAGGCGTAGGACGTTTCCACGACGCTCACCCGAAGATCGCCTCACGCATTGACGAGCTGGTTGGCGAGGTCGTCGCAGACGCTCGCACGGCGCTCGCCAAGGGCGATTGGGGCACGGTTGGCGAGCTGATGAACGTCAACCATGGGCTCCTCGTCTCGATGGGTGTGAGCACGCCTGGACTCGATCGCGCTTGTCATATCGCGCGCGCCGCGGGTGCACTCGGCGCAAAACTCACGGGCGCAGGAGGAGGCGGTTGCATGTTTGCACTCGCCCCGGAATCGCCTGACGAGGTGGTTCGCGCCCTCCAAGAGGCTGGGTTTGATGCGTTTGAGATCACCATCCCCTGA
- a CDS encoding YceI family protein: protein MAHTLNFDNSHSRIGFTVKHMMFAKVKGSFQEWTGDFTYDPSNPEASKVNVTIQAASIETGNGDRDAHLKSGDFFDAEKFPTLNFKSTKFQKQGNALTIEGELTIRDVTKPVTITAEETGTGVDPWGNKRIGFAGSTSINRKDFGLTWNQALEAGGVLVGENVDIDIEVQTVVAG, encoded by the coding sequence ATGGCACACACACTTAATTTCGATAACTCGCACTCGCGCATCGGTTTCACCGTCAAGCACATGATGTTTGCGAAGGTCAAAGGCTCATTCCAAGAGTGGACTGGCGATTTCACATACGACCCGTCAAATCCAGAGGCATCCAAGGTCAACGTCACCATTCAGGCGGCGAGCATCGAGACCGGCAATGGCGACCGTGACGCGCACCTTAAGTCTGGCGACTTCTTTGACGCCGAGAAGTTCCCGACTCTGAACTTCAAGTCGACCAAGTTCCAAAAGCAAGGAAACGCGCTCACCATCGAAGGAGAGCTCACGATCCGCGACGTGACCAAGCCAGTGACCATCACCGCTGAAGAAACCGGAACTGGCGTAGACCCATGGGGTAACAAGCGCATCGGTTTCGCAGGCTCAACGTCCATCAACCGTAAAGACTTCGGCCTGACCTGGAACCAGGCGCTTGAGGCAGGCGGTGTGCTCGTGGGCGAAAACGTGGACATCGACATTGAAGTCCAGACCGTGGTCGCCGGCTAA
- the fumC gene encoding class II fumarate hydratase has protein sequence MGTRTEYDSMGAIEVPEERYWGAQTQRSIQNFKIGGHRMPRPMIKALGMVKYAAAEANAHVGVLDSEKKNAIQKAAQEVIEGKWDDEFPLVVWQTGSGTQTNMNTNEVIANRANEILGGKRGDKGVVHPNDDVNKSQSTNDSFPTAIHVATADVFRQELMPAVRNLRDALEEKSEAYKGIVKIGRTHLMDATPLTLGQEFSGYAAQLDYSLRALEHALELVYELAIGGTAVGTGLNTKEGYAEKVAQTLEELTGYPFLSAPNKFAQLAGKEALVEAHGAMNTLAGSLFKIANDIRWLGSGPRCGISELRLPANEPGSSIMPGKVNPTQAEAMTMVCCQIFGNNAAVGFAGASGNFELNVYLPMIAHNVMQSARLLTDACDSFRENCVVGIEPNRQKIEENLQRSLMLVTALNPHIGYDNAAKVAKKAFDEDKTLKQVVIELDLMSAEEFDAAVVPADMVHPK, from the coding sequence ATGGGTACACGTACGGAATACGACAGCATGGGCGCCATTGAGGTCCCTGAAGAGAGATATTGGGGCGCACAAACTCAGCGTTCAATTCAGAACTTTAAGATCGGTGGGCACCGCATGCCGCGCCCGATGATTAAGGCGCTGGGGATGGTGAAGTACGCCGCTGCTGAGGCGAATGCACATGTAGGGGTTCTGGATTCCGAGAAGAAGAATGCAATTCAGAAAGCGGCCCAAGAGGTAATCGAAGGTAAGTGGGACGACGAGTTTCCTCTCGTAGTTTGGCAGACGGGTTCAGGGACTCAGACGAACATGAACACCAATGAGGTGATCGCCAATCGCGCCAATGAAATTCTAGGCGGAAAACGCGGTGATAAAGGTGTGGTTCACCCGAATGATGATGTGAATAAGAGTCAGTCAACCAATGACAGTTTTCCAACGGCCATTCATGTGGCCACCGCGGACGTCTTCAGGCAAGAGTTGATGCCGGCCGTGCGAAACCTGCGCGATGCCCTCGAGGAAAAATCCGAGGCCTATAAGGGGATCGTCAAGATTGGCCGAACTCACCTCATGGACGCCACGCCGCTGACGCTTGGACAAGAGTTTTCGGGATATGCTGCTCAGCTCGACTATAGCCTACGCGCATTGGAGCACGCTTTGGAGTTGGTCTACGAACTAGCCATCGGTGGTACGGCGGTAGGCACCGGGCTCAACACCAAAGAAGGATATGCCGAGAAAGTGGCGCAAACACTGGAGGAGTTGACAGGCTACCCTTTCCTCTCAGCGCCGAATAAGTTTGCGCAACTCGCGGGCAAAGAGGCGCTGGTTGAGGCACACGGCGCTATGAACACGCTTGCCGGTTCACTCTTTAAGATCGCGAATGATATCCGATGGCTAGGGTCTGGGCCCCGCTGTGGAATCAGCGAGCTCCGATTGCCGGCGAATGAGCCTGGGTCGAGCATCATGCCCGGCAAGGTCAATCCCACACAGGCTGAGGCGATGACCATGGTGTGTTGTCAGATTTTCGGAAACAACGCCGCGGTGGGTTTTGCCGGGGCGAGTGGCAATTTTGAGCTTAATGTTTACCTGCCGATGATCGCGCATAACGTGATGCAAAGCGCACGTCTGCTCACAGATGCATGTGATTCTTTCCGCGAAAATTGCGTGGTCGGGATTGAGCCCAATCGGCAGAAAATCGAGGAAAACCTCCAGCGCTCGCTGATGTTGGTGACGGCCCTCAACCCGCATATCGGCTACGATAACGCGGCAAAAGTGGCCAAAAAGGCCTTCGACGAAGATAAGACGCTCAAACAAGTGGTCATTGAGCTTGATTTGATGAGCGCGGAGGAGTTTGATGCTGCCGTGGTGCCCGCGGATATGGTGCACCCAAAGTAG